The Acidobacteriota bacterium DNA segment CATCTCCAACCGTAACCACGACCAGTGTTGTTTGAAAAGGTGCGGTGTTAGGCGTCGGGTCACCTGCGCGAACCACAGGTTTGACAGGGCCAATAACAGTTTCGCCTTCGATGCCGCATTCATTTTGTGTTGGGTTGGTCACCGATGGTTTACCTCGTTTTTCCTCAATCAACATCAGGGCTGAGTTTTTCAATTGATAGGCTTCCGGTGTTCGGCTGGCACGCGAATAAACCAGGATTTTGCGAGTTGACGGCGAAACTTGATAAGCGTGAATGCCTTCTATTTCAGAAGCAATTTCGTCAAAAACCTTTTTATCGGCGTCCCAATGAACGATTCTAAGTTTTGCGCCCGCCGAAACACCCACCCACCAGAGGCTCAGAATTTCCGGCATCCCGTCTTTATCCAAATCAACAATCTTTATACTGTCAACCAGGTACTGCGCGTCGCCGCCATCGGTCTGCCACACCACCTGTGATTTTTTCCCCAGGGTTTCAATCGCCAGATGCGCCTGGGCATAGGGCAGGGTTTGCGAAGGGGGATGAGCGGTTTGCCAGGTAACAACTTGAAAACCTTCGCGCGTGCCCGTGAGCTTGGCGATTGCGACAATTTTTCGCTTCTCCAGTTTAGCTTGTGGGCGAGCGGTAAGCGTTTCCGCAAAAAATAAAACCGCTAACAACAAAGTAAATGCTGTTAGCGGCACAACCCAAATTTTATTTCTATTCGCCACCGTTTTCATGGCTTTAGCTTATCAGAGGTGGCTTTCGAGAAGCGATAGCCGATTAGCGGCAGCCTCTGCGATTATTATCAAAGCGGCTGTAATTTCTGTAGCGACCGTTTTCATAACGGTCATTGTCGCGATAACGGCGGTCATAATATCGACCATAACGCTCTTCTTCGCGTTTGCCTTTGATGTAAACGGTGCCTGCGCCTGCGCCTGCGCCAACCGCTGCGCCAATAACCGCGCCCTTTTTGCCGTTCAGCAATCCGCCGATGACCGCGCCTGCGGCAGCCGCACCACCAATCCATTTCACCTTATCTTTGGTTGACATGCTGCCACCAAAATTCTGAGCGTTCACGGCATTCACCGCACCAAACATTATGACCAGACTTAACATTGCAATGCTTAACTTTTTCATCATCGTTTTGTCCTCCGATTGTTTGAACTTTGCTTTCGCCTCTTTTAGTTCGGCAAAGCGCGTGCCAGTGAGTAAATTGGCAAAAATGCCCGAAAAATCGAAGTTTTTAAAGATTGCAGAAAAAATTGGCTGTTTAAAAGTAACCCATTTGGTGTGCAGAGAGACGCTAAAGGTGAATGACAAACCAGAATATAAAGAGGATTTGAGGCGAAAAATTATAAGCTGACGCCCGCCTGCAACCGGTATCCGCGGGCGCGTTCGGCGATGGCGACATAATTTTGATTCTGTAGATCGCCTTTGGTGAACAGGCGTTTGCCGACGCTGATGGCAAATGCGCCCGCCGAAAAATAATCGGCAACATCTTCGGGGGCGACATTGCCTGATGCCAGCAATCGAATGCCATTCATTCGTGAAGTGAGCGCCGCAATATACTGAGCGCCGCCGACCTGTGAGACGGGAAAAACCGTAATCAACGAAGCGCCTGCAAGCCAGGCGTTAAATATTTCTGTGGGGGTGAGCGCGCCAATCAAAGGAAACACCCGACGTCTGCGACAGGCATCAATCAATTGATTATTGGTAAACGGTAAACTGATAAATTCAGCGCCGCTTTTCACGGCGCGGTCAATCTGTTCTTCATGGATTACCGCGCCCGCGCCGATACAAGCGCGGTCTCCGAACCGACGACCGAGTTCTGCAATGACGCGAAATTCGCCGGGCGTTTCCAGCGACACTTCGATAATTTTGATGCCGCCTATAATTGCGGCTTCGGCAGCACGCAAAGCGGTGTTAGCGGAATCGGCACGCAAAAAAGCGATGATTCGATTTTTATCTACCAGGTTGATAAATTCCGCATCTGTCATTGGCGATTAACTCTGCCGTAAGATGACGCGGGCAGGCGCGCCATCGCTTTCCGTAACCTTCAAAGGCAAACAAATCATTTCATAATCACCCGGCTCAATATCGCGCAGATTCAAGCCTTCGACGATAATGGTTCCGGCGCTCAAAAATTCTTTATGAACCGGCAAATCATTACTGCCGAATTTTTCAATCGATAGATAATCAATGCCGATCAGTTTGACACCTTCTTTAATTAAATACCTGGCGGCATCAAGGGTGATATAAACATACTCTTGAACGAATTCATTTTTTCCCCAAAGGTAGGAATTACGGGTTTTGAATAAAAGTCTGACATCTGCCATTAAATCAAATTCCTGCAATGCCTCCTCATCAATGCGCGGTGAAGTAATTTCCACAACGCGCGCCGGACCGATTAACATTTCAAGCGGCAGTTCGTCTGCCTTAGCTCCGTCTGCAAAAAGATGAAACGGCGCATCAATGTGAGTGCCAGTGTGAGCCCCGAAAGAAAATGTCGTCAAATTATATTCCGCGTCGTTTTTGCCCAGAGTTTTGGCGCGTTTGATTTTTATAGGAGGGTCGCCCGGATAAACTATCAGTTCTTTGGAAATGGGGACTGTGACATCGTAAATCTTCATAACCTTAACTTCTCCAGTCGTGCGAGGTATGCTATGTTACCGACTCACGTCTTGTCAAAGCAGGTCAGTTAAAACCGGCTACCATAGCCGGTTTCGAGTTCGGAAATTTTTATCGGTGATGAATCGCCTGTTTTAAATCGGCAAGCAAGGTCGCGATTTTGCGAACTTCCGTTTCGGCAAGTTGAGTATTGCCAAAACGCACGCGATTATAGAGCGCGGTAATCTCTCCAATTTGCGGATAGCCCGATGCCGTAGCAAATTCCAGAGGCGTCTGGTCAGGGGTTTTAACCAGACCGGCTCTCGCAGCCACGGCTAACATTTGCTCGTAAAACAACACCACCGAAGCGCGATGGTCGCGCTTTCTGAAACGCATTCGGCGCAAAACCGGCGCGATAAACCAGCGATACCACCAAGGGTTATAACCGGTCGGCATCTGGCGTTTGCGTTTAGCATAGGCGAGCGTCAGTAAAATCGCGGCTATCAGCAATAATAAAATCACCAGCGCCCCACCCAGTTTTACCCACGCGACCATATTCATTTGCGGCGCGCCCGCTACGCTTTGAATGATTTTTTTGAACCAGTTTTTAACCGATTTGTAATAATCAAGGAAAGTGTTTTTAATTTGCAGAATGCGCTGTTGAATTTCGACCATCAACGAGGCTTGTTCATCGCGGTCTAACGTAACCACATAATCAAGCCAGAACACTTCCATCGCATCCATGTATTTTCTAAGCGAGGCTCTCAACCCACCTTGCGAATAATCGTTGATGCCCGCCGATGGGGTCGGGTCGAATTCAACCCAGATGCCTTTGCCGTGGGTTTCCACCTCTTTGCTTGTCACATTGGGCGATGCCGGGGTTTGCGCGATACTGGCGGCGTTTTCATTATGCAGAAAAAACACTTCAACCCAGGAATGGGCATCGCTTTCGCGCACGGTGTATGACCCGTTGAGCGAATTATATTCACCCATCTGAAAGCCGTTGACGATGCGCGCAGGGATGCCAATTGACCGCATCATCATCACCATTGCTGTCGCGAAATATTCGCAATGGCCTTCTTTGGTCTCGAATAAAAATTCGGCAAGCGGGTCGGCGCTGCTCATTTTTAAATTGAGCGTATAGCGTAAGTCGGTCTTTAAATAATTTTGAATTGCCAGGGCTTTGTCGTAGTTGGTTCTGGCATTGGCTTGTTGAATAATTTCGAGGCTCTTTTTTCTGATTCGCGGGTCGAAGCCTTCGGGTTTTTGCAGGTAAATGCGTGCGATTTCATCTGCATAGTCTGTGGAATTATCAACGCGCAGTTCATCTTCGCCAGGTGCGCTGACATTTGATGCTACTGAATAGGCAAACCGCCCGCGAATTCCTGTGCTCGATAAGGCACCCGAATATTTATCCTGCAAAACCATTGAGACCCGTCCTCGCAAGGTTCGCGGGGTGCGGGCGGCAAACAGCGTCGTGGTCGCCAGCGGCTCCAAACGGATTTGCTGTTCTAAAATGTCATCTTTGGTTGGCTGTTCATAAAGCGGATAATCGAAAAAATGTGCGCGTTCAAAACTGGTATCACTATCCCTATCTTCGTTATTACTATCCTGATTTTGAAATCTACCGCTGTAACGGTTGTCCATTTTCACAACCGACCAGGATTTGCCGTTGTAATGTTCCAGCGCCACACCGCGCCAGCGCAGGAATCTGACGGGTGGTTTATTTAAAGTCACCCGCATCACCACTCGCGGGCTTTGTTTAATCTCGGCGATTTTACCGAGTTCGACGGTATTGGAAAAACCCGTGAGCGTTTCGCCTTCGCCAACATTGCCTGCGAGATTGGCGCTGTTAAATCGCGGAATCATAAAAAACAGGGGAAATGCCAATGCCGAAACGATAACGATTTGCAGGATTGACGCGCTCATCAGATACCGCACCCGTCCGGTTCGCGGGCTTTTGTAAATCGCTCCGGCTTCTTTGCCTGACGCCTTCAGCGGTTTCGGTTTTAAACGGGTGATCGATTCATCTTTACCTTTTTCAATGCTGCGGCGGGTGCGGCGTATCTCGAAAGCCGCGAGCGTTGAAATAAAGAAAAACACAAAAGCAATCAACGACGCGATGAATGTCGCATTGAAGGTTAAACCTGATGCCAGGAGAACCTGAAAAAAGGCGATGAGGTAAAGAAACACCCAGTCGCGGTCAACCTTGTCCTGAAAGAGTTTTACTGCCGAAGCGAAAAGCGAGAGATGCACCAGCGCCAATATGCGATTGGTAATCATTACCGAATCCACCAGCATAAACGGAATGTACAATCCCGTGAGCAAGCGCCAAGCCCATTCGCGCGGTCGCCACTTCCTGACGCCTTTGGTGTCGAGATAAAAAGCCGCAAAAAAAGCCAGGATATAGAGCAACACCGACACCGCATCCACTTCGCCGGTCAATGCCAACGCCATAAACGCCGAACCGATAAAGGCATATGAAGTTATTCGGAAATAGGTATCGAACTTCATAACAGCAGGTGTTAGGTATCAGGTTTCAGGTGTTAGATATAAGATTGATTCCCTAACACCTGAAACCTGATACCTGTGACCTAATTAAAGGTCTTCCATAAATACCACGTGGGCGCGACGCCAGACATTTGCCGGAATCGTGCCCTTGGGAGCCGAGGTGATTAACACTTTGTATCGGCGTTCGTTGGCAAGCACCGGTACGGTGTCAAATGATTTCCAAGCCTCAAGCGGTCGCGCATCGGTCTTTGGCGTTTCCTCAGCTTTATCATCATCGGCACCAAACCAGCGGCTGAAAAATCCGCGTTTCACAGGCTTCTCCTGAGTTTCTTCACCGTCAACTTTTAATAAATTGATTGGCTCCAACATTGC contains these protein-coding regions:
- a CDS encoding DUF3488 and transglutaminase-like domain-containing protein; the protein is MKFDTYFRITSYAFIGSAFMALALTGEVDAVSVLLYILAFFAAFYLDTKGVRKWRPREWAWRLLTGLYIPFMLVDSVMITNRILALVHLSLFASAVKLFQDKVDRDWVFLYLIAFFQVLLASGLTFNATFIASLIAFVFFFISTLAAFEIRRTRRSIEKGKDESITRLKPKPLKASGKEAGAIYKSPRTGRVRYLMSASILQIVIVSALAFPLFFMIPRFNSANLAGNVGEGETLTGFSNTVELGKIAEIKQSPRVVMRVTLNKPPVRFLRWRGVALEHYNGKSWSVVKMDNRYSGRFQNQDSNNEDRDSDTSFERAHFFDYPLYEQPTKDDILEQQIRLEPLATTTLFAARTPRTLRGRVSMVLQDKYSGALSSTGIRGRFAYSVASNVSAPGEDELRVDNSTDYADEIARIYLQKPEGFDPRIRKKSLEIIQQANARTNYDKALAIQNYLKTDLRYTLNLKMSSADPLAEFLFETKEGHCEYFATAMVMMMRSIGIPARIVNGFQMGEYNSLNGSYTVRESDAHSWVEVFFLHNENAASIAQTPASPNVTSKEVETHGKGIWVEFDPTPSAGINDYSQGGLRASLRKYMDAMEVFWLDYVVTLDRDEQASLMVEIQQRILQIKNTFLDYYKSVKNWFKKIIQSVAGAPQMNMVAWVKLGGALVILLLLIAAILLTLAYAKRKRQMPTGYNPWWYRWFIAPVLRRMRFRKRDHRASVVLFYEQMLAVAARAGLVKTPDQTPLEFATASGYPQIGEITALYNRVRFGNTQLAETEVRKIATLLADLKQAIHHR
- a CDS encoding carboxypeptidase-like regulatory domain-containing protein, giving the protein MANRNKIWVVPLTAFTLLLAVLFFAETLTARPQAKLEKRKIVAIAKLTGTREGFQVVTWQTAHPPSQTLPYAQAHLAIETLGKKSQVVWQTDGGDAQYLVDSIKIVDLDKDGMPEILSLWWVGVSAGAKLRIVHWDADKKVFDEIASEIEGIHAYQVSPSTRKILVYSRASRTPEAYQLKNSALMLIEEKRGKPSVTNPTQNECGIEGETVIGPVKPVVRAGDPTPNTAPFQTTLVVVTVGDGREVARFDTGKDGKFRIKLPPGEYLVKPAVQSKMQRAGEQQVTVVAGKFAHLRIEFDSGIR
- a CDS encoding cyclase family protein, with the protein product MKIYDVTVPISKELIVYPGDPPIKIKRAKTLGKNDAEYNLTTFSFGAHTGTHIDAPFHLFADGAKADELPLEMLIGPARVVEITSPRIDEEALQEFDLMADVRLLFKTRNSYLWGKNEFVQEYVYITLDAARYLIKEGVKLIGIDYLSIEKFGSNDLPVHKEFLSAGTIIVEGLNLRDIEPGDYEMICLPLKVTESDGAPARVILRQS